The following proteins come from a genomic window of Oricola thermophila:
- a CDS encoding tetratricopeptide repeat protein has translation MRRSGGYCRLPGCGLFALAAAVMPVSLPAEAGSASYEDAFERRVSNAGDRDALDAFVAEAAGRGQYDQALSTLEEVLLRDPDDLRARLALARIYFQIGSFDMAAAHVEQAELTAGAEQFARQIAELRGRIERALAGYEVGLAITSGVEYNSQTVTMPALASKDGASGFGPYAMIEGHLIRHLDTASRDELRFGGFAKYNRVLGDTDYDGVLDEFDQYALRAEATYSKGLPDIIDTLRLDLSVYGQAKNYGDERDLREYGTEARLSFQPTVESRLGVHAGYGWLGKSNGIYGERRVNYGLNGEIRVAPGVAIGAHVTGYTEWGTAPYMFVGGGQDYTENGYEVGASVAHLLHVFDDGRSWVQEAGGSYSHARILDHGALTGFFAAMANQDRWDIFWNHTVQIATHADFSFGVSYGHEEISDTVAPIDGRVGDSWSVRTGLTFRFN, from the coding sequence ATGAGACGTTCCGGAGGATATTGCCGCCTGCCCGGTTGCGGACTTTTCGCGCTGGCCGCGGCGGTCATGCCGGTTTCCCTGCCGGCCGAGGCCGGTTCAGCCAGCTACGAGGACGCGTTCGAACGTCGCGTCAGCAACGCGGGCGATCGCGACGCGCTTGATGCGTTCGTTGCCGAGGCGGCAGGGCGCGGGCAGTACGACCAGGCGCTTTCTACACTTGAAGAAGTGCTGTTGCGCGATCCCGACGATCTCCGGGCGCGGCTGGCGCTCGCGCGTATCTATTTCCAGATCGGCTCGTTCGACATGGCGGCAGCGCATGTGGAACAGGCCGAACTCACCGCCGGAGCCGAGCAGTTCGCGAGGCAGATCGCCGAGCTGCGCGGGCGAATCGAACGCGCCCTGGCCGGTTACGAGGTCGGCCTGGCGATCACTTCGGGCGTGGAATACAACAGCCAGACCGTGACCATGCCGGCGCTGGCCTCGAAAGACGGGGCATCGGGCTTCGGACCCTATGCGATGATCGAAGGGCACCTCATTCGCCATCTCGACACGGCATCGCGCGACGAATTGCGGTTCGGCGGCTTCGCGAAATACAACCGCGTCCTGGGCGACACCGATTACGACGGTGTGCTCGACGAGTTCGACCAGTATGCGCTGCGTGCAGAGGCGACCTATTCGAAGGGGCTGCCCGACATCATTGACACGCTGAGGCTGGATCTTTCGGTCTACGGGCAGGCGAAGAACTACGGGGACGAGCGAGACCTGCGGGAATACGGCACCGAGGCTCGACTTTCCTTCCAGCCGACGGTGGAAAGCCGGCTGGGTGTTCATGCGGGCTATGGCTGGCTCGGCAAATCCAACGGGATCTACGGCGAACGGCGGGTCAATTACGGCCTGAACGGCGAGATACGCGTCGCGCCCGGGGTGGCCATCGGCGCCCATGTCACGGGATACACGGAATGGGGAACGGCTCCCTACATGTTCGTCGGCGGCGGGCAGGACTACACGGAGAACGGATACGAGGTCGGCGCATCGGTCGCGCACTTGCTGCACGTCTTCGATGACGGACGCAGCTGGGTGCAGGAGGCGGGCGGCAGCTATTCGCATGCGCGGATCCTCGATCATGGCGCGCTTACCGGCTTCTTCGCGGCGATGGCCAACCAGGACCGGTGGGACATCTTCTGGAATCACACTGTGCAGATCGCCACACACGCGGATTTCAGTTTCGGCGTAAGCTACGGCCACGAGGAGATATCCGACACGGTCGCCCCCATCGACGGCCGCGTCGGCGACAGCTGGTCGGTCAGGACAGGCCTGACCTTCCGGTTCAACTGA
- a CDS encoding pyridoxal phosphate-dependent aminotransferase → MAFLADILSRVQPSATIAVAQKARELKAAGRDVISLGAGEPDFDTPDNIKQAAIDAINRGETKYTPVAGIPELRKAIADKFKRENDLDYDWTQTIVGTGGKQILFNALMATLNPGDEVVIPAPYWVSYPEMVLLCGGTPVPAPTTLENKFKLTADALEAAITPKTKWLIFNSPSNPSGAAYNRDEMKAITDVLMRHPHVWLLTDDMYEHLVYDSFEFVTPVQVEPGLKDRTLTMNGVSKAYAMTGWRIGYAAGPVELIKAMDMIQSQQTSGACSIAQWASVEALNGPQDFIAKNKAVFQGRRDLVVSMLNQAQGIDCPTPEGAFYVYPSVAGLIGKTAPSGKTIENDKDFVTELLEEEGVAAVHGEPFGLGPNFRISYATSEELLEEACNRIQRFCANCR, encoded by the coding sequence ATGGCCTTCCTTGCCGACATCCTTTCCCGCGTGCAACCTTCCGCCACCATTGCCGTGGCCCAGAAGGCCCGGGAACTGAAGGCCGCAGGCCGCGACGTCATCAGCCTCGGCGCGGGCGAGCCCGACTTCGACACGCCGGACAACATCAAGCAGGCCGCCATCGACGCCATAAATCGCGGCGAAACCAAGTACACGCCTGTCGCCGGCATTCCGGAACTGCGCAAGGCGATCGCCGACAAGTTCAAGCGTGAGAACGATCTGGACTACGACTGGACGCAGACGATCGTCGGGACCGGCGGCAAGCAGATCCTGTTCAACGCGCTGATGGCGACGCTGAACCCGGGCGACGAGGTTGTCATTCCGGCTCCCTACTGGGTGTCCTACCCGGAAATGGTGCTGCTGTGCGGGGGAACGCCGGTGCCGGCGCCGACAACGCTCGAAAACAAGTTCAAGCTGACCGCGGACGCCCTGGAGGCAGCAATCACGCCGAAGACGAAATGGCTGATCTTCAACTCGCCGTCGAACCCGTCCGGCGCGGCCTACAACCGCGACGAGATGAAGGCGATCACCGACGTGCTGATGCGCCATCCGCATGTCTGGCTGCTGACGGACGACATGTACGAGCATCTCGTCTACGACAGTTTCGAGTTCGTGACGCCGGTGCAGGTCGAGCCCGGCCTGAAGGACCGTACGCTGACCATGAACGGCGTGTCGAAGGCCTATGCGATGACAGGCTGGCGCATCGGTTACGCGGCCGGCCCGGTCGAGCTCATCAAGGCGATGGACATGATCCAGAGCCAGCAGACCTCGGGCGCCTGCTCGATTGCGCAGTGGGCGTCGGTCGAGGCGCTTAACGGGCCGCAGGACTTCATCGCGAAAAACAAGGCGGTCTTCCAGGGGCGGCGCGATCTCGTCGTCTCCATGCTCAACCAGGCCCAGGGCATCGACTGCCCGACGCCGGAGGGCGCGTTCTATGTCTATCCCTCGGTGGCCGGGCTGATCGGCAAGACGGCACCGTCGGGCAAGACGATCGAAAACGACAAGGATTTCGTAACCGAACTGCTGGAGGAAGAGGGCGTCGCCGCGGTGCATGGCGAACCGTTCGGCCTGGGGCCGAATTTCCGCATTTCCTACGCGACGTCCGAGGAACTGCTGGAAGAGGCCTGCAACCGCATCCAGCGCTTCTGCGCGAACTGCCGCTGA
- a CDS encoding FecR family protein, producing the protein MRAGNTIALFAAAVLAATALPQTAYARNVGVMTAEKAMITRGDARVTEGTPIALGDRLAANATGSGVIVFDDESSARMGPNAVLTVDEFVYDPARRNGAIRLRQTSGLARIFGGQISKRGKSEVRTPHIVLGVRGGIVDVAVENGRSIATLRGGLMVCRAGGKKRTVTNPGMSCVSDGRELSILRIAGNGRQLVTPASRGGGTSPGSGREFDGAHCASGAASVFCRSRDGGLPRPGTSTGSGIQTSGPSGGNNYYRQ; encoded by the coding sequence ATGCGCGCAGGAAACACGATCGCCCTTTTCGCCGCAGCGGTGCTGGCCGCGACAGCGCTTCCGCAGACCGCCTACGCCCGGAATGTCGGGGTCATGACGGCGGAGAAGGCAATGATCACGCGCGGCGACGCGCGGGTGACGGAAGGAACGCCGATCGCGCTCGGCGACCGGCTGGCGGCCAACGCCACCGGCTCCGGCGTCATCGTCTTCGATGATGAATCCAGCGCGCGGATGGGACCGAACGCGGTGCTGACCGTGGACGAGTTCGTCTACGACCCGGCGCGGCGCAACGGCGCGATCCGCCTGCGCCAGACCAGCGGACTGGCGCGCATCTTCGGCGGCCAGATTTCCAAGCGCGGCAAGTCCGAGGTGCGGACACCGCACATTGTGCTCGGCGTGCGTGGCGGGATCGTCGATGTTGCCGTGGAGAACGGGCGGTCTATCGCGACGCTGCGCGGCGGGCTGATGGTGTGCCGCGCCGGCGGCAAGAAGCGCACCGTCACCAATCCCGGCATGTCCTGCGTATCCGACGGCAGGGAGCTGTCGATCCTGCGCATTGCCGGGAACGGCAGGCAGCTCGTCACGCCGGCGTCCCGCGGAGGCGGGACCAGCCCGGGCAGCGGCCGGGAATTCGACGGTGCCCATTGCGCCAGCGGCGCGGCCAGCGTGTTCTGCAGGTCTCGCGATGGCGGATTGCCGCGGCCCGGCACCTCGACCGGCAGCGGAATCCAGACGAGCGGTCCGTCCGGTGGCAACAACTACTATCGCCAATAG